In one Bombyx mori chromosome 4, ASM3026992v2 genomic region, the following are encoded:
- the LOC101745394 gene encoding uncharacterized protein LOC101745394: protein MAPPRRISNQQLEELISYLEENKEMSKGLVPGSVLSHQETRQKWSFLTKRLNALQGGALKSADGWRKYWVEWRHKCRKKARRKLANSTLKLNFSDLELRSLEISGDTSMTTNIPELKTDNDEEDDSDSIPLDSVKSHTPPIKLKKRRSTSKMMGIHVEEDNASLPPKWALDMEERRIAAQERMAEALESIASIMRSQDERRIFAEDRLTETLTEITGTVHDINGQVQVVVEHLQRKNSVQSNGPDIKTVFI from the exons ATGGCACCGCCAAGACGAATTTCGAATCAACAATTAGAGGAGCTAATAAGTTATTTGGAGGAGAATAAGGAAATGTCAAAAGGACTGGTGCCCGGTTCGGTATTATCACACCAAGAAACTCGACAGAAGTGGAGCTTTCTCACAAAAAGGCTCAATGCTCTGCAGGGCGGTGCATTAAAGTCCGCAGATGGTTGGAGGAAg TATTGGGTTGAATGGCGACACAAATGCAGGAAAAAAGCTAGGCGCAAGTTAGCCAATAGCACTTTAAAGTTGAACTTTAGTGATTTGGAACTTAGATCATTAGAGATCAGCGGTGACACTTCTATGACAACTAATATTCCTGAATTAAAGACGGACAATGATGAAGAGGACGATTCAGACTCAATACCACTTGACAGTGTTAAAAGTCATACTCCTCctataaaattaaagaaaaggaGATCCACTTCAAAAATGATGG gAATACATGTAGAAGAAGATAATGCATCGTTGCCACCTAAGTGGGCTTTAGACATGGAAGAGAGACGCATTGCAGCTCAAGAACGAATGGCTGAAGCACTAGAATCTATAGCCTCTATAATGAGGAGTCAGGATGAGAGACGAATCTTCGCAGAAGATAGGCTGACAGAAACTTTAACTGAAATTACTGGAACCGTACATGATATCAATGGACAAGTACAAGTTGTAGTGGAACATTTACAAAGGAAAAACTCAGTGCAGTCAAATGGACCAGacataaaaactgtttttatttaa
- the LOC101745538 gene encoding protein unzipped → MKNRSRQSGWWILLVTMALIAPAASEAGVNLFNSRLKQITTSSTLKWKNFRKEFMNNYVVGAESEEGPIYLCRARHEGDMILGQLKPDYSSCAVSGSKSYSIFEVLENIENASLIDWIPWFKFNARPHGAVASSFSDSVFIGRMKASSGYSHYIGRIVYESAIGRLITFDDKNNDLIENSGDILVEIEPVSYKLEDVQLDLKTEHIRQNDPEVFEVRTLRNDEELGATVTTEIEYAYNYTVSWGHGHGIAIGLNTTIEMADGDVLPPIQWANPFTERRTRLHKLEKYLEPGTACNVTFSGNRTARDVEYTAKLITFYNGKDPRSRQMRGQRIENTLEVEAVYGDIYFLGNSSLVPTTTTTTTTTTTTTTTTPAPTVPPAPEENDIASPMKKPNTPVEVDSNDMMGDSGEGMIKTPPVKDDNINRSVVGGLGSTPNSGNTMRFFYVTLVLPIFSFFH, encoded by the exons atgaaaaacaGAAGTCGTCAAAGCGGTTGGTGGATATTGCTAGTAACAATGGCGCTGATTGCACCGGCTGCATCTGAGGCTGGAGTTAACCTTTTCAATTCAAGATTGAAACAAATCACTACTTCAAGCACTCTGAAATGGAAGAATTTCAGAAAAGAATTCATGAATAATTACGTTGTTGGAGCAGAATCTGAAGAAG GTCCCATATATCTCTGCAGAGCTCGACATGAAGGAGATATGATACTTGGACAATTGAAGCCAGATTATAGTTCTTGTGCTGTTTCTGGGAGCAAGAGCTACAGCATATTCGAAGTACTTGAAAATATAGAAAACGCATCTTTAATTGATTGGATCCCATGGTTTAAATTTAATGCAAGACCTCACGGAGCTGTAGCAAGTTCTTTTAGTGATTCTGTGTTTATTGGGAGAATGAAAGCTTCAAGCGGTTATTCGCATTACATAGGAAGAATCGTTTATGAAAGTGCTATTGGACGACTTATAACGTTTGATGATAAAAACAACGACTTAATTGAAAACAGCGGTGACATTTTAGTAGAAATAGAACCAGTTAGTTATAAATTAGAAGATGTTcaattagatttaaaaactgAACATATACGTCAAAACGATCCTGAGGTATTCGAAGTACGAACTCTAAGAAACGATGAAGAACTTGGCGCTACAGTTACCACAGAAATTGAATACGCTTATAACTACACTGTTTCTTGGGGCCACGGGCACGGCATAGCTATTGGTTTGAACACTACCATTGAAATGGCAGATGGTGATGTTTTACCGCCAATCCAATGGGCTAATCCGTTCACAGAAAGGCGAACCAGGTTGCATAAGcttgaaaaatatttagaacCAGGGACCGCTTGCAATGTAACATTCAGTGGCAACCGTACGGCTAGAGATGTCGAATATACCGCTAAGCTGATCACCTTTTACAATGGAAAAGACCCACGCTCTCGTCAAATGCGTGGACAACGTATAGAAAATACATTAGAAGTTGAGGCAGTTTATGGTGATATATACTTTCTTGGCAACAGCAGCTTAGTACCTACTACTACAACTACAACCACAACTACCACAACCACCACTACCACAACACCTGCTCCAACCGTTCCTCCAGCACCTGAGGAAAACGATATCGCAAGTCCAATGAAAAAACCAAACACACCGGTGGAAGTAGATAGCAACGATATGATGGGTGATAGCGGAGAAGGAATGATTAAAACACCTCCAGTAAAAGATGATAATATCAACCGTTCCGTTGTGGGTGGCCTTGGCAGTACACCTAATTCGGGTAACACAATGCGATTTTTTTACGTTACATTAGTACTcccaatattttcttttttccattaa